The Streptomyces sp. NBC_00224 genome contains the following window.
AACACCGGGTCACCGGCCGCCGTGCGGCGCACCGCGTCGGTGAGCTCCTCGGTGCTCGCCGACTTCAGCAGATAGCCGGTCGCGCCGGACTTCACCGCCTCCAGGACGTCCGCGTGCTCGCCGGACGCGGACAGCACCAGGACCCTGAGCGCCGGGTTGGCGCCGACCAGCTCCTTGCAGACCTGGACGCCCGGCATACCGGGCAGATTGAGGTCCAGGACCAGCACGTCGGGCGTGACCGCCTGGGCGCGGCGGACCGCCTGCGGGCCGTCCCCGGCGGTGGCCACCACGTCGAACCCGGCGGCCGCCAGGTCGCGCGCCACCGCGTCGCGCCACATCGGGTGGTCGTCGACCACCATGACCTTCACCGTCTGCCGCTCACTCATGCCTACGCCTTCCCCCGTGGAACCTTCAGCTCTACTTCCGTCCCCTGGCCCGGCACCGAGATCAGCTCGGCGCTGCCGCCCAGGTCCCGCAGCCGGCCGCGGATCGAGAGGGCGACGCCCAGGCGGCCCTCCCCCTCGGCCTGCGCGAGCCGGCCCTCCGGGATGCCGGGACCGTCGTCCCGTACCGTCACGATCACTTCGTCCCCCCAGTCCTCGACCAGGATCCAGGCCTGGGCACTCTCCCCCGCGTGTCTGCGGACATTGTCCAACGCGGCACTGACAGCGGCCGCGAGCTCGCGGGCCGCGGGGGGCGCGAGCAGTACCGGAGCGCCCGGTTCCGCCAGCGAGACCCGCGATCCGGCGTGCGGGGCGAGCAGGGTGCGCAGATCCACCTCGGCCCCGCCGGTGTCGTCCTCGTAGTCGACCGTACGGACCAGTGCGCCCAGCGCCGGGTCCTCGGACGCGCGCGTGGTGGGCACCAGGCCGCTGGAGACCAGGGTCCGCAGGGCGACCTCCTGCTCGCCGGCCATCCGGCCGAGCTCGGCCGCCTCGCCGCCGAGCGCGGTGCCGCGCCGCTGCACCATGGCGAGGACCTGGAGGACGCTGTCGTGGATGTCCCGGGCCAGCCGCTCCCGCTCGCGGGTCGCCGCCTCGATCTCCAGGGCGCGGGCGAGGGTCGCCTCGCTCGCGCGGGCGACCTCCACCACGTAACCGATGGCGATGGAGGCGACCCAGACGAGCAGCACGTTGTGGAGGGTGTCCCGGGTGGGGCTGCCACGCTCGACCAGGTTGGCGACGGCGACCAGCGAGGAGGCGAAGGCGGCCCAGCGCCAGCCGCCCTTGATCGCGAACGCGAGCACCGAGCCCGCCGCCCATATGGTCGGCAGGGTCGGGCTGTTCACCGACTGCGCGTCGGCGTCCGCCAGCGGGGTGAGCAGGATGCCGGTGAGCGCGATCGTCAGGTCGACGCCGAGGAACCGCTTGGTGCAGCTCGCCGCGTTCGCCACCCGGGGCAGCGTCGCCAGCGTCCACACCGCGAGCACCGACAGGAAGACGACACCCACCCAGGGGCGCTCGAACTCGCGGTACTCCGACACGAAGACCAGCACCGCGTACACCATCGTGAGTACGCGGTACGCGGTGAGCGCGCGCCACAGCGGCAGCTCGACCGACATTCTGATGACGCGCTCGCGCTTCGCCATGTTCCCCACCCCCGGCCGGACGCGGCTAGTCGCCGGGCTGTTCCGCCCGCTTGGCCTGCTCGGCCTCGCGGGCCTTCTCGGACCTCTCGGCCGCCTTCTCCTCGTCGGCCTTGCGCTTGGCCTCGTCCGCGATCTGGCGCTTGGCCGCGGTCGCGTAGACGTCCACGTACTCCTGGCCGGAGAGCTTCATGATCTCGTACATGACCTCGTCGGTCACCGAGCGCAGGATGAACCGGTCGCCCTCCATGCCGTGGTACCGGCTGAAGTCGAGCGGCTTGCCGATGCGGATGCCCGGGCGCATCAGCTTGGGCATGACCTTCCCCGGCGGCTGGATCTTCTCGGTGTCGATCATCGCGACCGGGATCACCGGCGCGCCGGTGGCGAGCGCCACGCGCGCGAGGCCGCCCGGCTTGCCCCGGTAGAGGCGACCGTCGGGCGAGCGGGTGCCCTCCGGGTAGATCCCGAACAGCTCGCCGCGCTCCAGGACCTCGATGCCGCTCTTGATGGCCGCCTCGCCCGCGCCGCGCGCGCCCGAGCGGTCCACCGGGAGCTGGCCGACGCCCTTGAAGAAGGCGGCGGTGAGCCTGCCCTTCACACCGGGCGAGGTGAAGTACTCCGCCTTGGCGATGAACGTCACCTTGCGGTCCAGGACCGCCGGCAGGAAGAACGAGTCCGAGAAGGAGAGGTGGTTGCTGGCGAGGATCGCCGGCCCCTCGGCGGGAATGTTTTCGAGGCCCTCCACCCAGGGCCTGAAGGCAAGCTTCAGCGACCCGCCGATGGAGAACTTCATAGCGCCGTAGATCAACTCGGATGCCTTCCCTATGTCTGTCGAACAGACCTTAACCCGTATGGGACCCGCCCTCCCGCGCGCGGGCCGGTGACGGCTCTGGTCGGTGTCAGTCCGGTCGCGTACCGTGAAGTACGACTCCCCCGCCCCTGCTCATGAACAGGAGATCCCGGTGCCCGTCCTCCCTGGAGCCGAGCCGTTCCGCCACGAGGGCGGAGAGGTCGGCGTCCTCCTCTGTCACGGCTTCACCGGTTCCCCGCAGTCGCTGCGCCCCTGGGCCGACTTCCTGGCCGAGCGCGGCCTGACGGTCGAGCTGCCACTGCTGCCCGGACACGGCACGCGCTGGCAGGACATGCAGCTCACCGGCTGGCAGGACTGGTACGCGGAAGTGGACCGGGCGCTGGGCGAGCTGCTTCAGCTCTGCACCCAGGTCTTCGTCTTCGGGCTCTCCATGGGCGGCGCGCTGGCGCTGCGGCTCGCGGCCAGGCACGGGGACGCGATCAGCGGAGTCGTGGTCGTCAACCCGGGCAACAAGGTGCACGGCCTGGCGGCGCAGGCGCTGCCGGTCGTACGGCACTTCGTGCGCTCCACCAAGGGGATCGCCAGCGACATCGCCAAGGAGGGCTCGGCGGAGGTGGGGTACGACAGGGTGCCGCTGCACTCGGCGCACTCGCTGCGCCGGTTCTTCCAGCAGGTCGACCGCGAGCTCCCGCAGGTCACCCAGCCGATGCTGCTGCTGCACAGCCCGCAGGACCACGTGGTGCCGCCGGCCGACTCGGCGCGGATCCTCAGCCGGGTCTCGTCCACCGACGTCACCGAGATCCTCCTGGAACAGAGCTACCACGTGGCGACGTTGGACCACGATGCGGAGCGGATCTTCGAGGAGAGTTACGCGTTCATCGGCCGCCTCGCTCCGAGTGTCGGGAAGAAGGGGAGCACGACCGGTGGCTGAGCACGACGCGGACCGCGAGCCGCAGCCGATCGACGAGGAGGCTGCGTGGGCGGCGATCGTGGCGGGGTACGGCGACGAGCCGACCGACCCGCCCGGAACGAAGCCGTTCAAGTCGATAGAGGACCTGGCACTGCTCGAAGGCGACCGCAACGACACGCCCGAGGCGCCGCCGGCGAGCCCTGAGCCGCCGCCCGAGCCGAAGCCGCTGGGCAG
Protein-coding sequences here:
- a CDS encoding response regulator; its protein translation is MSERQTVKVMVVDDHPMWRDAVARDLAAAGFDVVATAGDGPQAVRRAQAVTPDVLVLDLNLPGMPGVQVCKELVGANPALRVLVLSASGEHADVLEAVKSGATGYLLKSASTEELTDAVRRTAAGDPVFTPGLAGLVLGEYRRLASDPAPAAADEPKAPQLTDRETEVLRLVAKGLSYKQIAERLVISHRTVQNHVQNTLGKLQLHNRVELVRYAIEQGLDDV
- the macS gene encoding MacS family sensor histidine kinase; the encoded protein is MAKRERVIRMSVELPLWRALTAYRVLTMVYAVLVFVSEYREFERPWVGVVFLSVLAVWTLATLPRVANAASCTKRFLGVDLTIALTGILLTPLADADAQSVNSPTLPTIWAAGSVLAFAIKGGWRWAAFASSLVAVANLVERGSPTRDTLHNVLLVWVASIAIGYVVEVARASEATLARALEIEAATRERERLARDIHDSVLQVLAMVQRRGTALGGEAAELGRMAGEQEVALRTLVSSGLVPTTRASEDPALGALVRTVDYEDDTGGAEVDLRTLLAPHAGSRVSLAEPGAPVLLAPPAARELAAAVSAALDNVRRHAGESAQAWILVEDWGDEVIVTVRDDGPGIPEGRLAQAEGEGRLGVALSIRGRLRDLGGSAELISVPGQGTEVELKVPRGKA
- a CDS encoding 1-acyl-sn-glycerol-3-phosphate acyltransferase, whose translation is MIYGAMKFSIGGSLKLAFRPWVEGLENIPAEGPAILASNHLSFSDSFFLPAVLDRKVTFIAKAEYFTSPGVKGRLTAAFFKGVGQLPVDRSGARGAGEAAIKSGIEVLERGELFGIYPEGTRSPDGRLYRGKPGGLARVALATGAPVIPVAMIDTEKIQPPGKVMPKLMRPGIRIGKPLDFSRYHGMEGDRFILRSVTDEVMYEIMKLSGQEYVDVYATAAKRQIADEAKRKADEEKAAERSEKAREAEQAKRAEQPGD
- a CDS encoding alpha/beta hydrolase translates to MPVLPGAEPFRHEGGEVGVLLCHGFTGSPQSLRPWADFLAERGLTVELPLLPGHGTRWQDMQLTGWQDWYAEVDRALGELLQLCTQVFVFGLSMGGALALRLAARHGDAISGVVVVNPGNKVHGLAAQALPVVRHFVRSTKGIASDIAKEGSAEVGYDRVPLHSAHSLRRFFQQVDRELPQVTQPMLLLHSPQDHVVPPADSARILSRVSSTDVTEILLEQSYHVATLDHDAERIFEESYAFIGRLAPSVGKKGSTTGG